One stretch of Oceanidesulfovibrio indonesiensis DNA includes these proteins:
- a CDS encoding sulfotransferase domain-containing protein, whose product MWIFAGGMQRSASTLQYQVAAHLVESRGLGKRLPWAEVEDHEAVINEHKDEPGYLVFKTHVLTESVRDQIVAGNARCLYSHRDIRDVISSLKAKNWLEIDGKSITDWVLELKNQYRTWQELPGLLSLSYPQLLFDLSGCVQAIARHLGIEITLAEADQIAELYSVDSQREKVRSQFGEPDKMRSVKGFKIDPESLLHENHITNPNIGRYKADLTRCEIELINVASQLYEFKSWLGDKTIKDVSDQITHLTESNKQLNFKLDSLLGAELDALLESKLKDLSAKNDDILKQVQGITVQQDAALTNSEGLQGLVEELTAQYELVLHRNNELHKQINELVSQLNSAFSNENELRRQIEEITRKHDSVSAHSNQLHDQKKDLEGRVRSLQEQVQGLQDQLHGLENLRHENNILKVLLKERTKGHLS is encoded by the coding sequence ATGTGGATTTTTGCCGGGGGAATGCAACGCTCTGCTTCGACATTGCAGTACCAGGTCGCAGCGCACCTGGTTGAGAGCAGGGGGCTTGGCAAACGCCTTCCTTGGGCAGAGGTTGAAGACCACGAAGCCGTCATCAACGAACACAAGGATGAGCCTGGGTACCTCGTATTCAAAACCCATGTGCTCACAGAGTCCGTGCGAGATCAGATTGTCGCCGGCAATGCAAGGTGTCTGTACTCACATCGTGACATCAGGGACGTAATCAGTTCGCTCAAAGCAAAAAACTGGCTGGAAATAGACGGTAAATCAATTACCGACTGGGTGCTTGAGCTGAAGAACCAGTACCGCACCTGGCAGGAACTTCCCGGCCTTCTCTCTCTCAGCTATCCGCAGTTGCTTTTCGATCTGTCCGGGTGCGTTCAAGCTATTGCCAGGCATCTTGGAATCGAAATAACACTGGCCGAAGCCGACCAGATTGCCGAGTTGTATTCGGTGGATTCCCAGCGGGAGAAGGTGCGTTCCCAATTCGGGGAACCAGATAAAATGCGAAGCGTCAAAGGCTTCAAGATCGACCCTGAATCTCTTCTCCACGAGAATCACATCACCAACCCTAACATAGGGCGATACAAAGCTGATCTTACACGTTGTGAAATTGAGCTTATCAACGTTGCCTCACAATTATACGAGTTCAAGTCCTGGCTTGGCGACAAGACAATTAAAGATGTCAGCGACCAGATAACGCACCTGACGGAATCCAATAAGCAATTAAATTTCAAACTGGATAGTCTGTTGGGAGCGGAATTAGATGCTCTGTTAGAATCTAAACTGAAAGACTTGTCGGCAAAGAATGACGACATACTAAAGCAAGTCCAAGGCATAACAGTACAGCAGGATGCTGCATTGACAAACAGTGAAGGGTTGCAGGGTCTGGTTGAAGAGCTGACAGCTCAGTATGAATTGGTGTTGCATCGGAATAATGAACTTCATAAACAGATAAATGAGCTTGTTTCGCAACTCAATTCTGCATTTTCAAATGAAAATGAACTTCGCAGGCAGATTGAAGAAATAACAAGAAAACACGATTCTGTGTCTGCGCACAGCAATCAACTGCACGACCAGAAAAAGGACTTGGAGGGGCGAGTGCGCAGCCTTCAAGAGCAGGTGCAGGGACTTCAGGATCAATTGCACGGACTGGAGAATCTGCGGCATGAAAACAATATTTTGAAAGTATTGCTCAAAGAGCGCACAAAAGGCCATCTCTCATGA